One window of Triticum dicoccoides isolate Atlit2015 ecotype Zavitan chromosome 5A, WEW_v2.0, whole genome shotgun sequence genomic DNA carries:
- the LOC119301032 gene encoding uncharacterized protein LOC119301032, whose protein sequence is MDSPTHIPAAAGSDSPPLPETCDKENIYQDRGIVSDCPMLHREGTVSTKRKKKPGGFNLRKSIAWNPAFFTEEGVLDNMELSVLSGSQMKANRSPGSGVGGIVSPLCRYGRSDSSVLKEVVENSHGKLLVKYRSAENKGRKLFSPAKNSERHEQRELPGKQDKKSARSIQNSIPRSPAGYAQKKVPNSNTTVQMTRTPKKSFQPSIPTVPRSTSSAANISKPSTKLPPVKAEHPNKMEALPLKSKIKPTPLTKSSGSTTEKDVAPLVTATHEQGSSSRNCSSFSTYSQNSPSSFVGVPASTFAKPSALRMPSPSVGFFSQGKALVSHDAAAQGNTSSLVKPPRYKQPEYLKSRLYQASVLNGDTAQANGQICFTRNTSSLVKPPKYKQSEDLKSRHSLTPQLPINCPAASKPLVHPITNENTLNTLVSSLPVLEHANVCSGKDSLSKGTITCSAYSGNANNQPTQKVDCSSAGSGDTTPSSSSEKNGASRNGALNAYSVSSHVEETGIINRTGPNKDPHSLRAICSSITEHGEDSCSHEPIGSSMNPIAAIRLSSSYISSQVCTLNDLNCQSKSNSSACLAIDLKNSLAGEKTLAVSLSEDNSCTPGPDFLREFDSQNQQNAECSTLRKSVESTTSADQVPQFGNPLDTEPASSDSTTDLHGSLCNEAEPNSAEEPSTDGGAEFDSDSPPIGNELQLLIECDHDHDYRSTESSPIQVAAHMPCADFSDSKEVCKTETHDSLAVGRRPALLDEPNTEDDMDLDSDSPLVGKEEVIIGCESDHDYRSTECSPMEPAVPVPCIDLSDLEEVTLDCKTETHDSLAVERRSALLEEPNAEDDMDLDTNELSALEDASPIGKNKAAHKSGANTILKDHLKQLVPFSEEWLAAMEACGEEVLEQKSGAVQNSPTDKSTPEPSPWSPVKRKVQDVGPFDCTKYSKSVRTSDTP, encoded by the exons ATGGACTCTCCGACGcacatccccgccgccgccggatccg ATTCTCCTCCGCTCCCTGAAACTTGTGACAAAGAGAATATCTATCAAGACCGCGGCATTGTCTCCGATTGCCCGATGCTGCACAGGGAGGGGACTGTCTCTACAAAGAGGAAAAAGAAGCCTGGCGGGTTTAACCTCAGGAAGAGCATAGCATGGAACCCTGCTTTCTTCACTGAAGAAG GTGTTTTAGATAACATGGAGCTTTCTGTGCTCAGTGGCTCACAAATGAAGGCAAACAGGAGCCCTGGCTCAGGGGTTGGTGGTATCGTTTCCCCATTGTGTAGGTATGGGAGATCCGACTCATCCGTACTGAAGGAAGTCGTGGAGAACTCTCATGGAAAATTGCTTGTGAAGTATCGAAGCGCCGAAAACAAGGGAAGGAAATTGTTTTCTCCTGCAAAAAATTCTGAGCGGCATGAACAGAGAGAACTTCCG GGAAAGCAGGATAAGAAGTCAGCACGAAGCATTCAAAATTCAATACCGCGGTCACCAGCAGGATATGC ACAGAAGAAGGTGCCCAACTCAAACACTACAGTTCAAATGACAAGAACACCAAAAAAGTCATTTCAACCTTCTATTCCCACGGTCCCTAGAAGTACCTCATCCGCAGCAAATATTTCCAAACCAAGCACAAAGCTACCTCCAG TTAAAGCCGAGCACCCAAATAAAATGGAGGCACTCCCGCTTAAATCGAAGATTAAGCCTACACCTTTGACTAAATCCTCTGGATCTACCACAGAGAAAGATGTG GCGCCTCTTGTTACAGCCACCCATGAACAAGGGAGTAGTTCTAGAAACTGTTCAAGTTTCTCAACATATTCACAAAATAGTCCCTCCAGTTTTGTTGGTGTACCTGCATCAACTTTTGCTAAGCCATCAGCACTTCGCATGCCTTCACCTTCAGTTGGTTTTTTCTCTCAG GGAAAGGCTCTTGTGTCACATGATGCTGCTGCTCAAGGAAATACATCATCACTTGTAAAGCCTCCTAGATATAAGCAGCCGGAGTACCTAAAAAGCAGACTCTATCAGGCTTCTGTGCTGAATGGTGATACTGCTCAAGCAAATGGGCAGATCTGCTTTACTAGAAATACTTCATCACTTGTAAAGCCTCCTAAATATAAGCAGTCTGAGGATTTAAAAAGCAGACACAGTCTAACACCGCAGCTGCCAATCAATTGCCCTGCGGCTTCGAAGCCTCTTGTGCATCCTATAACCAATGAGAACACTCTCAACACTTTGGTCTCTTCATTACCTGTTCTAGAGCATGCTAATGTGTGTTCTGGGAAAGATTCCTTGTCAAAAGGTACAATAACATGCTCAGCATATTCAGGAAATGCAAATAATCAACCAACGCAGAAGGTTGATTGCTCGTCTGCTGGAAGTGGAGATACTACACCGTCATCGAGTTCAGAAAAAAATGGCGCTTCCAGAAATGGCGCGCTAAATGCATATAGCGTTTCATCACATGTTGAAGAAACGGGCATTATAAACAGAACTGGACCTAATAAGGATCCCCACTCTCTTAGAGCTATTTGCTCCTCAATCACTGAGCATGGCGAGGATTCCTGTTCTCATGAACCCATTGGCTCCTCAATGAACCCTATTGCTGCGATTAGATTGTCATCTTCTTACATTTCTTCTCAAGTGTGCACCCTTAATGATCTCAATTGTCAAAGCAAGTCAAACAGTAGTGCTTGTTTAGCAATTGACTTGAAAAATTCTCTTGCTGGAGAGAAAACGCTCGCAGTTTCTTTGTCAGAAGACAACAGTTGCACTCCAGGTCCTGACTTCTTGCGTGAGTTTGATTCCCAGAATCAACAGAATGCTGAATGTTCCACTCTAAGGAAATCAGTAGAGTCTACAACATCTGCAGATCAGGTGCCACAATTCGGTAATCCACTTGATACAGAACCAGCTTCATCTGACAGCACAACAGATTTGCATGGTTCTTTGTGTAATGAAGCGGAGCCTAATTCAGCAGAAGAACCAAGTACTGATGGTGGAGCGGAGTTTGACTCAGATAGTCCACCAATTGGCAATGAACTTCAGCTGTTAATAGAGTGTGACCATGACCATGATTATAGGAGTACAGAATCCTCCCCTATACAGGTAGCAGCACATATGCCTTGTGCTGATTTTAGTGATTCGAAAGAAGTCTGCAAGACAGAAACACATGATTCATTGGCAGTGGGAAGACGGCCTGCTTTGTTGGACGAACCCAATACTGAAGATGATATGGATCTTGACTCAGATAGTCCACTGGTTGGCAAGGAAGAGGTGATAATAGGGTGTGAGAGTGACCATGATTATAGAAGTACAGAATGTTCCCCTATGGAACCAGCAGTACCTGTGCCTTGTATTGATCTTAGCGATTTAGAAGAAGTCACACTTGACTGTAAGACAGAAACACATGATTCTTTGGCAGTGGAAAGACGGTCTGCTTTATTGGAAGAACCAAATGCTGAAGACGATATGGATCTTGACACAAATGAGTTGTCAGCTCTAGAGGATGCATCACCTATAGG AAAGAACAAGGCGGCGCACAAATCAGGCGCAAATACCATCCTTAAAGATCATCTAAAACAACTGGTACCATTTTCGGAAGAATGGCTTGCTGCCATGGAGGCTTGTGGGGAG GAAGTTCTGGAACAGAAGAGTGGAGCTGTGCAAAATTCTCCTACGGACAAATCTACCCCAGAACCCAGTCCGTGGTCACCG GTTAAACGCAAAGTTCAAGATGTCGGTCCATTTGACTGTACCAAGTACTCCAAAAGCGTTCGAACATCTGACACGCCTTAA
- the LOC119301033 gene encoding pentatricopeptide repeat-containing protein At3g09650, chloroplastic-like produces MLHGHGKPRLQPQPRPPTAPFPAPPPFSPATATSSTSWRNHHTLHSAISPAPPLSTTHEDDDALLALLRAGETDAAYRLFAASPSLPESPTAASRLLAQLSYRSTSSHTFSRAAGLLHRLRAQGGLNLLDANSLSLAASAAARSGSARLAYSLLLSMLRRGLLPDRRAYTAAISRLRPAHALRLFDAVLHHLRRAPDSSSASFALPDTAAFNAALSACADASDCRRFRQLFDEMRSWPGAAPDALTYNVAIKMCARAGRRDLVARVLERILSSGLAPCATTFHSLVAAYVGFGDIPTAERIVQAMRDGRSDVCLLLRHVAVEGNDEKGIAIVVDEHSDVLEDIVGPKPEEGTDAPLLSKTYPPNSRVYTTLMKGYMNAGRVDDVVTMARAMRREGETMPASRPDHVTYTTVVSTLAAAGDMERAHAVLDEMARAGVPASRVTYNVLIKGYCQQLQMSRARELLEEMTTEAGIEADVVTYNTLIDGCVLMDDSAGALALFNEMRTRGVAPSTVSYTTLMKAFAASGQPKVAHKVFEEMEKDPRVTVDRPAWNMLVEGYCQQGMLETAKQTVERMKESGVQPDVATYGSLAKGIAVARKPGEALLLWNEVKERCEAGSGSGKPALKPDEELLDALADVCVRGAFFKKALEIVACMEENGIAPNKTKYKKIYIEMHSRMFTSKHASQARQERRRERKRAAEAFKFWLGLPNSYYGSEWRIGPLVGGGDEDNDDDQLE; encoded by the coding sequence ATGCTGCACGGGCACGGCAAGCCCCGCCTCCAGCCCCAGCCCCGCCCTCCGACTGCCCCTTTCCCCGCGCCACCGCCATTCTCGCCGgccaccgccacctcctccacTTCCTGGCGCAACCACCACACCCTCCACTCGGCCATTTCTCCCGCCCCACCGCTCTCTACTACCCACGAAGACGATGACGCCCTCCTTGCTCTCCTCCGCGCCGGAGAAACGGACGCCGCCTACCGCCTCTTCgccgcctccccctccctccccgaGTCCCCCACCGCGGCCTCCCGCCTCCTCGCGCAGCTCTCCTACAGGTCCACATCCTCCCACACCTTCTCCCGCGCCGCGGGCCTGCTGCACCGCCTCCGCGCCCAGGGCGGCCTCAACCTCCTCGACGCCAactccctctccctcgccgcctccgccgcggcccgCTCCGGCAGCGCCCGCCtcgcctactccctcctcctctccaTGCTCCGCCGTGGCCTTCTCCCCGACCGCCGCGCCTACACAGCCGCCATCTCCCGTCTCCGCCCCGCCCACGCGCTCCGCCTCTTCGACGCcgttctccaccacctccgccgcgCTCCGGACTCCAGCTCGGCGTCCTTCGCGCTCCCCGACACGGCCGCGTTCAACGCCGCGCTCAGCGCCTGCGCCGACGCCAGCGACTGCCGCCGCTTCCGCCAGCTGTTCGACGAGATGCGCAGCTGGCCTGGCGCGGCCCCTGACGCCCTCACCTACAACGTCGCCATCAAGATGTGCGCGCGCGCCGGACGCCGGGACCTCGTCGCGCGCGTGCTCGAGCGGATACTCTCCTCCGGCCTCGCCCCCTGCGCCACCACCTTCCACTCCCTCGTCGCCGCCTACGTCGGCTTCGGCGACATCCCCACGGCGGAGAGGATAGTGCAGGCCATGCGGGACGGCCGCAGCGACGTCTGCCTCCTGCTGAGGCATGTCGCAGTGGAAGGAAACGACGAGAAGGGCATTGCTATCGTCGTCGACGAGCACAGCGACGTGCTCGAGGACATCGTCGGACCAAAGCCGGAGGAAGGCACCGATGCGCCGTTGCTGTCGAAAACGTACCCACCCAACTCGAGGGTGTACACCACGCTGATGAAGGGGTACATGAACGCCGGGCGCGTGGACGACGTGGTGACCATGGCGCGCGCCATGCGGCGGGAGGGGGAGACGATGCCGGCGAGCCGGCCAGACCACGTCACGTACACGACGGTGGTCTCGACCCTCGCGGCTGCCGGCGACATGGAGCGCGCGCACGCCGTGCTCGACGAGATGGCGAGAGCAGGGGTCCCGGCGAGCCGGGTGACGTACAACGTGCTCATCAAGGGGTACTGCCAGCAGCTACAGATGAGCAGGGCAAGGGAGCTCTTGGAGGAGATGACGACGGAGGCCGGCATCGAGGCCGACGTGGTGACGTACAACACCCTCATCGACGGGTGCGTCCTGATGGACGACAGCGCCGGCGCGCTGGCCCTGTTCAACGAGATGCGGACGCGCGGGGTGGCGCCGTCGACGGTGAGCTACACGACGCTGATGAAGGCGTTCGCGGCgtcggggcagcccaaggtggcgcaCAAGGTGTTCGAGGAGATGGAGAAGGACCCGAGGGTGACGGTGGACAGGCCGGCGTGGAACATGCTGGTGGAAGGGTACTGCCAGCAAGGGATGCTGGAGACGGCGAAGCAGACGGTGGAGAGGATGAAGGAGAGCGGCGTGCAGCCGGACGTGGCGACGTACGGCAGCCTGGCCAAGGGGATCGCCGTCGCCCGAAAGCCCGGGGAGGCGCTGCTGCTGTGGAACGAGGTGAAGGAGCGGTGCGAggccggcagcggcagcggcaagccggCGCTGAAGCCGGACGAGGAGCTCCTGGACGCGCTGGCGGACGTGTGCGTGCGCGGCGCCTTCTTCAAGAAGGCGCTGGAGATCGTGGCGTGCATGGAGGAGAACGGCATCGCGCCCAACAAGACCAAGTACAAGAAGATCTACATCGAGATGCACTCGAGGATGTTCACCAGCAAGCACGCGTCGCAGGCCAGGCAGGAACGccggagggagcgcaagcgcgcggcgGAGGCATTCAAGTTCTGGCTCGGCCTGCCCAACTCCTACTATGGCAGCGAGTGGCGGATCGGGcccctcgtcggcggcggcgacgaggacaACGACGACGACCAGCTAGAGTAG